In Flexibacter flexilis DSM 6793, a genomic segment contains:
- the galE gene encoding UDP-glucose 4-epimerase GalE, protein MSKILVTGGAGFIGSHTVVQLFEAGYEPVIVDNFSNSNPQALEGIAKIIGQSCTFYEGDCNDIAFMDKVFATEKNIDGVIHFAASKAVGESVQKPLLYYKNNLGSLIVLIETMHKYGVEKLVFSSSCTVYGQPEMLPVTENSPILPAESPYGNTKQIGEEMIKDVVVSKNTPLRATLLRYFNPIGAHPTAHIGEFPTGVPNNLIPFITQTAAGLRPTLSVFGDDYNTPDGTCVRDYIHVLDLAEAHIKALELLDKQTEKYFWNVFNIGVGRGFSVLEVIKTFESVSGQPLNYKIAPRRSGDVEQVFANVEKATKELGWQTKLTLADGLKDAWRWQQKLSQTAVS, encoded by the coding sequence ATGAGCAAAATTTTAGTAACGGGCGGAGCAGGATTTATTGGCTCTCATACGGTCGTTCAACTTTTTGAAGCAGGTTACGAACCTGTCATTGTGGATAATTTCAGCAATTCTAATCCGCAAGCATTGGAAGGCATCGCCAAAATCATTGGCCAATCTTGTACGTTTTATGAAGGCGATTGCAACGACATAGCCTTTATGGACAAAGTATTTGCAACTGAAAAAAATATAGACGGTGTTATACATTTTGCAGCAAGCAAAGCCGTAGGCGAATCAGTCCAAAAGCCATTGCTTTACTACAAAAACAACTTGGGTTCGTTGATTGTGCTTATCGAAACGATGCACAAATACGGCGTTGAAAAGCTCGTATTTTCGTCATCGTGTACGGTATATGGCCAACCCGAAATGCTACCTGTAACCGAAAATTCGCCAATTTTGCCCGCCGAGTCGCCGTATGGCAACACCAAGCAAATAGGCGAAGAGATGATAAAAGATGTAGTCGTTTCCAAAAACACGCCGTTGCGTGCTACGCTTTTGCGTTATTTCAACCCGATTGGCGCACACCCAACTGCCCATATCGGTGAGTTTCCGACAGGAGTTCCCAACAATCTTATTCCATTTATCACCCAAACGGCGGCAGGCTTACGCCCCACTTTGTCGGTTTTTGGCGATGATTACAACACGCCTGATGGTACTTGCGTTCGCGACTATATTCATGTGTTGGATTTAGCCGAGGCGCACATCAAAGCTCTTGAGCTGTTGGATAAACAAACCGAAAAATATTTCTGGAACGTGTTTAACATTGGCGTAGGTCGTGGATTTTCGGTATTGGAAGTAATCAAAACATTTGAGTCGGTAAGTGGCCAACCACTTAACTATAAAATTGCGCCACGCCGTAGCGGAGACGTAGAGCAAGTATTTGCCAACGTGGAAAAAGCTACCAAAGAATTGGGCTGGCAAACAAAACTAACCTTAGCCGACGGGCTGAAAGATGCTTGGCGTTGGCAACAAAAATTATCACAAACAGCAGTTTCTTAA
- the rfbB gene encoding dTDP-glucose 4,6-dehydratase: protein MKNILITGGAGFIGSHVVRLFVNKYPDYHIYNLDALTYAGNLANLDDIKDKSNYTFVKGDINDAAFLTDLFAQHRFDGVIHLAAESHVDRSITNPLAFVMTNVIGTVNLLNAAKQQWKDELDKHLFYHVSTDEVYGSLHNPEDFFLETTPYDPQSPYSASKASSDHFVRAYRNTYKMRTVISNCSNNYGPNQFPEKLLPLMIHNIQKNKPLPVYGKGENVRDWLFVIDHARAIDMVYHEGKDGETYNIGGFNEWKNIDIVHLLCRVMDKKLGRAEGESAKLITFVKDRAGHDLRYAIDATKIMNELGWKPSLQFEEGMEKTVDWYLSNNDWLENITSGVYQSYYEKQYAER, encoded by the coding sequence ATGAAAAACATTCTCATTACTGGTGGTGCTGGTTTTATTGGTTCGCACGTAGTACGTCTTTTTGTTAATAAATATCCTGATTATCATATCTATAACTTAGATGCACTGACGTATGCGGGCAATTTGGCCAACCTCGACGACATCAAAGACAAGTCAAATTATACGTTCGTAAAAGGCGATATTAATGACGCTGCTTTTCTGACGGATTTGTTTGCGCAACATCGCTTTGACGGTGTCATTCACTTGGCCGCCGAGTCGCACGTGGACAGAAGCATTACCAACCCGTTGGCTTTCGTGATGACCAACGTAATCGGGACGGTGAATTTGCTTAACGCCGCCAAACAACAATGGAAAGACGAGTTGGACAAACATCTTTTCTATCATGTTTCTACCGACGAAGTGTATGGCTCTTTGCACAATCCCGAAGACTTTTTCTTGGAAACAACGCCTTACGACCCGCAATCGCCGTACTCAGCTTCAAAGGCCAGTTCCGACCATTTTGTACGCGCCTACCGCAACACTTACAAAATGCGCACTGTGATTTCTAACTGTTCTAATAACTACGGCCCCAACCAATTTCCTGAAAAGTTGTTGCCGCTCATGATTCATAACATTCAGAAAAACAAGCCGTTGCCAGTGTACGGAAAAGGTGAAAATGTCCGTGATTGGTTGTTTGTGATAGACCATGCCCGCGCGATTGATATGGTGTATCATGAAGGCAAAGACGGCGAAACCTACAATATTGGAGGCTTTAATGAATGGAAAAATATTGACATTGTGCATTTGCTTTGCCGCGTGATGGACAAGAAATTAGGCCGCGCAGAAGGTGAATCTGCTAAGTTGATTACGTTTGTGAAAGACCGCGCTGGCCACGATTTGCGCTACGCCATCGACGCGACCAAAATCATGAACGAATTGGGCTGGAAACCATCGTTGCAGTTTGAAGAAGGCATGGAAAAAACAGTGGATTGGTATTTGAGTAATAACGATTGGCTCGAAAATATCACTTCGGGTGTTTACCAAAGCTATTACGAAAAACAATACGCCGAAAGATAG
- a CDS encoding 2TM domain-containing protein: MEMQQQDSETYYREAGKKVKKIKAFYTSLVIYILVNSGLAAINMIKTPNHIWFIWPLFGWGIGLVMHGLSAFDLFFCKDWEERKTREIAARMQGYKKVHIKKD, encoded by the coding sequence ATGGAAATGCAACAACAAGATTCGGAAACCTATTACAGAGAGGCTGGCAAAAAGGTAAAGAAAATCAAAGCTTTTTATACATCACTTGTCATTTATATTTTGGTCAATTCGGGGCTGGCCGCTATCAACATGATTAAAACGCCCAATCATATTTGGTTTATTTGGCCGCTTTTTGGCTGGGGAATTGGGCTTGTGATGCACGGGCTTTCCGCCTTCGATTTGTTTTTCTGCAAAGATTGGGAAGAACGCAAAACCCGCGAAATAGCTGCCCGAATGCAAGGTTATAAAAAAGTACACATCAAAAAGGATTAA